One window of the Oncorhynchus gorbuscha isolate QuinsamMale2020 ecotype Even-year linkage group LG17, OgorEven_v1.0, whole genome shotgun sequence genome contains the following:
- the dnaaf2 gene encoding protein kintoun has translation MEFGSKLKDLNMTPDEMGRFTKAFQNEEFRKMLHEYAEEISKPENKKKYEEEIKLLEQERGVDIQFVHPKPYRALKTSMDGRQKCFINVCSNDMIRKPEFRRVDEAGRVGQHWSLPHSLTPGTPDRDAKGNKYTIYDVVFHPDTIHMAGNNPRFMEMVDNTAVEAVENGGKVKLDKNNVRVLKIKYKGTPHAAVMRKPLPGQPAKEKPSPLDNHLSFPYPDEKQPNTATNQKESPIPKAEIQSDTQISQRQQNVNSPKKPTKPHYTLKYRSFIDLQDFRCSRDSAQSPRPKEIVITIDLPLLRSVADADLDVTERLVSLESKKPAYRLEVPMAYPVDENKGEAKFNKQKKQLVVTLPVLPLKEPTVAEVSGRQLVNDDGEEDFENSCVNAAQSEDATHGKEDTPDHNGLGKEDTPYHSGRGKEDTPDHNGLGKEDTPTTVDVAKKIPQTTIDLAKKIPPTTTDLAKKIPPTTTDLAKKIPPTTTGLAKKIPPTTEDVAKKIPPTTTDLAKKIPRPQQTWQRRYPRPQRMWQRRYPRPQRTWQRRYPRPQRAWQRRYPRPQRTWQRRYPRPQRTWQRRYPRPQQTWQRRYPRLQWLQ, from the coding sequence ATGGAGTTCGGTTCCAAACTCAAGGACCTGAATATGACACCGGATGAAATGGGCCGCTTTACCAAGGCTTTTCAAAATGAGGAGTTCAGAAAGATGCTGCACGAATACGCAGAGGAAATATCAAAGCCAGAGAATAAGAAGAAATATGAGGAAGAAATCAAGTTGTTAGAACAAGAGAGGGGCGTGGACATTCAATTTGTCCACCCCAAACCTTACCGAGCCCTGAAGACGAGTATGGACGGTAGGCAGAAGTGCTTCATCAATGTCTGCAGCAATGACATGATTCGTAAACCTGAGTTTAGGAGGGTAGACGAGGCTGGCAGAGTAGGGCAGCATTGGTCACTACCCCACAGCTTGACACCTGGAACGCCAGACAGGGATGCAAAGGGGAATAAGTACACAATCTATGATGTTGTGTTTCATCCAGACACTATTCACATGGCTGGAAACAACCCAAGATTTATGGAAATGGTTGACAACACTGCTGTTGAGGCTGTCGAGAATGGGGGCAAAGTGAAGCTAGACAAAAACAATGTAAGAGTTTTGAAAATCAAATACAAAGGGACACCACACGCTGCCGTCATGCGCAAGCCCTTACCTGGTCAACCTGCCAAGGAAAAACCTTCACCACTTGACAATCATCTCTCGTTCCCCTACCCCGACGAAAAGCAACCAAATACGGCAACAAATCAAAAGGAGAGCCCCATACCGAAGGCCGAGATTCAGTCCGACACCCAGATCAGCCAGAGACAACAAAATGTCAATTCACCCAAGAAGCCAACGAAACCACATTACACTCTAAAATACAGATCATTCATTGATTTGCAAGATTTCAGGTGTTCAAGAGATTCGGCTCAGAGCCCACGCCCTAAAGAGATTGTCATCACTATTGATTTGCCTTTGCTTAGATCTGTTGCGGATGCTGATCTAGATGTGACTGAAAGACTTGTCAGTTTGGAATCCAAGAAACCAGCTTACAGACTAGAGGTGCCGATGGCATATCCAGTGGATGAAAACAAGGGAGAGGCAAAGTTCAACAAGCAAAAGAAACAACTGGTTGTTACTTTACCTGTTCTACCTCTGAAGGAGCCAACAGTCGCTGAAGTGTCTGGCCGGCAGCTTGTCAATGATGATGGTGAAGAGGATTTTGAGAATAGTTGTGTAAACGCAGCGCAGTCGGAAGACGCAACACATGGCAAAGAAGATACCCCCGACCACAACGGACTTGGCAAAGAAGATACCCCCTACCACAGTGGACGTGGCAAAGAAGACACCCCCGACCACAACGGACTTGGCAAAGAAGATACCCCTACCACAGTGGACGTGGCAAAGAAGATACCCCAGACCACAATAGACTTGGCAAAGAAGATACCCCCGACCACAACGGACTTGGCAAAGAAGATACCCCCGACCACAACGGACTTGGCAAAGAAGATACCCCCGACCACAACGGGCTTGGCAAAGAAGATACCCCCGACCACAGAGGACGTGGCAAAGAAGATACCCCCGACCACAACGGACTTGGCAAAGAAGATACCCCGACCACAACAGACTTGGCAAAGAAGATACCCCCGACCACAGAGGATGTGGCAAAGAAGATACCCCCGACCACAGAGGACGTGGCAAAGAAGATACCCCCGACCACAACGGGCTTGGCAAAGAAGATACCCCCGACCACAGAGGACGTGGCAAAGAAGATACCCCCGACCACAACGGACTTGGCAAAGAAGATACCCCCGACCACAACAGACTTGGCAAAGAAGATACCCCCGACTACAGTGGTTGCAATGA